A single genomic interval of Vairimorpha necatrix chromosome 5, complete sequence harbors:
- a CDS encoding transcription initiation factor TFIID subunit 7 (TAF7), translating into MEQHFILRLKDELKDIIDLKESTLESLDHEMVQLVYKNKKYPGIIVKLPCIMESQKTLDKKQFYKISDISRMVVIFPHNDFDFEKERKMYEMSGLSAPLKYCKVRRFRKKFTGKIHLLNEIEQKVNELLEKDKRAKKVVIEGEETNTADEDILGIVAEIENNLEDTNFEAKQEQTNVILETPEIIQLKREIEQQKSLVDNALNPILQQRFKAKLDILLDKLENMYK; encoded by the coding sequence ATGGAacaacattttattttgagaCTCAAAGATGAACTTAAAGATATTattgatttaaaagaatCAACTCTAGAAAGTTTAGACCATGAAATGGTACAActagtttataaaaacaagaaatatCCCGGTATTATTGTTAAACTACCATGTATTATGGAGTCCCAGAAGACACTGGACaagaaacaattttataaaatttcagATATTTCAAGAATGGTTGTAATATTCCCTCATAATgattttgattttgaaaaagaGAGAAAAATGTACGAAATGAGTGGATTGTCCGCTCCCTTGAAATATTGCAAAGTGCGCCGGTTtaggaaaaaatttactggTAAAATTCATTTACTCAATGAAATCGAACAGAAAGTCAATgaattattagaaaaagataaaagagCGAAGAAAGTTGTAATAGAAGGAGAAGAAACTAATACAGCAGATGAAGACATTTTAGGCATAGTAGCagaaatagaaaataatttagaagATACAAATTTCGAAGCCAAACAAGAACAGACAAATGTAATATTAGAGACACCAGAAATTATTCAgttaaaaagagaaattGAACAACAAAAATCTCTGGTTGATAATGCCCTGAATCCCATTTTACAACAAAGATTTAAAGCAAAATTAGACATTTTACTGgataaattagaaaacatgtataaataa
- a CDS encoding transcription factor IIIB 70 kDa subunit (BRF1), with product MICSNCNSSNTATDSVQGVVYCTNCGMVQEENIIVNTINFTDNGTKSTLNGKIINIDSKHVGTQYVDASFYIKNTISSICSNMGLGNNFLECSYRYYRLLLPYNLSKGKSILYTLSACIYIVCREEKTPHLLIDFSNALNIDVFKIGKSFNKIVEVLNLNIPNVDPTLYIQRYIIKLNLKNPKITSLALRIISRMNRDWITTGRRPNNICGVAILIASRVYNEERSIIEIAKVVHVSETILRKRLMEIGDTESAQLSLNEFNSEWKIKEEDPPVLKNESKKNFKKIENFSDNKIFEDNSEEDLLNEEEVAEREKMWEEMYGSFMIEKEEKLKHIKKPKRKNNKKQYNNVSDVLKSLNKRVSSKINYSVIENLFDDL from the coding sequence ATGATTTGTAGTAACTGTAATTCTTCCAATACTGCCACTGACAGTGTCCAAGGAGTAGTCTATTGTACCAATTGTGGTATGGTACAAGAAGAGAACATAATAGTAAacacaataaattttactgATAATGGAACTAAAAGCACACTTAATGGCaaaataatcaatattGATTCTAAACATGTCGGCACGCAATATGTAGACGCAAGCttctatattaaaaataccaTCTCTAGTATTTGTTCAAATATGGGACTAGGGAATAATTTCTTAGAATGTTCATATAGATATTACAGATTACTTCTTCCTTATAATCTCAGTAAAGGGAAGTCTATCTTGTACACTCTCAGTGcttgtatttatattgtgTGTAGAGAAGAAAAAACTCCTCATTTATTGATAGATTTTTCTAATGCTCTAAATATAgatgtatttaaaattggCAAGTcgtttaataaaattgtagaagttttaaatcttaataTACCAAATGTAGACCCTACGCTGTATATCCAGagatatataattaaattaaatttgaaaaatccGAAAATAACATCTTTGGCTTTGAGAATTATTTCTAGAATGAATAGAGACTGGATAACAACAGGAAGAAGaccaaataatatttgCGGCGTGGCAATTTTGATAGCCAGTCGAGTTTATAACGAAGAAAGAAGTATTATTGAAATAGCCAAAGTGGTACATGTGTCAGAAACAATCTTAAGAAAAAGATTGATGGAAATTGGAGACACAGAATCAGCACAGTTAAGtttaaatgaatttaattcTGAATGgaaaattaaagaagaagaCCCGCCAGtactaaaaaatgaatcaaaaaaaaattttaaaaaaattgaaaatttttcagataataaaatttttgaagatAATTCGGAAGAAGATCTTCTGAATGAAGAGGAAGTAGCTGAAAGAGAAAAAATGTGGGAAGAAATGTATGGATCATTTATGatagaaaaagaagaaaagcttaaacatataaaaaaaccaaaaagaaaaaataataaaaagcaATATAATAATGTGTCAGATGTATTGAAATCTCTTAATAAAAGAGTATCTAGTAAGATAAATTATTCTGTTATTgagaatttatttgatgATTTgtaa
- a CDS encoding protein phosphatase 1 regulatory subunit 7: MVENEKCDFSHSKISQIPKIPPQTHKLDLRRNLIEIMNLPHLPNLIELDLSDNKIQEIKYLENIPNIKILDLSYNLISNIKIPPLNLEELYLICNDIEKIEGLNLPSLKILDLAVNEISLIENLEKCTNLTELYLGSNKISDLPDLTFLRNLKILDLQNNNLVEIDCRKLPKSITQFLVSENHKLKEIKGIEYLENLTLLGIRKTRIKEIKCKKTIEIWKD; encoded by the coding sequence ATGGTCGAAAATGAAAAGTGCGATTTTTCTCATTCTAAAATATCTCAGATTCCTAAAATACCTCCACAAACTCACAAACTTGATCTAAGGCGTAATTTAATAGAAATTATGAATTTACCCCACTTACCAAATCTTATAGAACTAGATCTCTCAGATAATAAAATccaagaaataaaatatctcGAAAATATaccaaatataaaaatcttagaCTTAAGTTATAACTTgatttctaatataaaaattcctcctctaaatttagaagaattatatttgatttgcAATgacatagaaaaaatagaagGCTTAAATTTGCCAtctctaaaaattttagatttggCAGTAAATGAAATTTCACTTATTGAGAACTTAGAAAAATGCACAAATTTGACTGAGTTGTATTTGGGCagtaataaaatttcagaCTTGCCTGATTTGacatttttaagaaatttgaaaattttggatttacaaaataataatttggTAGAAATAGATTGTAGAAAATTACCAAAATCGATTACACAATTTTTAGTGAGtgaaaatcataaattaaaagaaattaaaggAATAGAATATTTAGAGAATTTAACATTATTGGGAATTAGGAAAACAagaataaaagaaataaaatgtaaaaaaacaatagaaATATGGAAAgattag
- a CDS encoding exportin-1 yields MKLEQLFKELSKNPNVIKSIEMEIQSLINANSIDQTLELYKSPIPEMKIYAIKIIEERIKLKKIKNENLDIEILAMKNIVFIDDNDKTAEVFAKLGIFEWPKMFPDFFQIIIDFISNKHIMGYKILYKFLYKFLYLLNNSQEINDKRKGELKKALRIIYKGYMQLFEDEFAIFIIPILTESLKILPKDFDYSIIYRKGFEFPEQTIEFVNDMGDALNIVDVIELSSKMPISVGMLIYFNSIKNKSPNTPNVTKMYEYVYKGLRVNMSTFLISLDFWLKFFLMKNKDQFVDQILTEVISIFVSLDENNKSEVESEVWGFFNVLIRNYTERAYLFVKTNGDRLPKKLGLFFIKKLHEQLKYKPYFKFSDLNFQDAVLRGTVLELCSDERVLELIEYLDLSDKDTAKLCMRVINKFPVSEMFLNKIIAQCYCPGKETANEVIVECCIKLDKIEKFDGAWDDDKCLRFFYYLKRVPMKVAQYSSSFLNIFIEKSPFNRCFSILRMLGDFPKEIYEKIYVDILRYPYEDLACFNRDLLLHLQLQDPFIRREIDRLLHDWNILENTDLLILCTKSLLSVISDGINKSNTEKRPYSSIDSLFDLLRIDDSGIIRKISEMFCTYNGPFDVKKALYFLLVNYNSSYVESSHLNVSAALTKCIKSEGGAEALHEILNGIPLDNCINLRNDCLKYNTKRGQTLVRNFLRSFKGKPLSTLYENSFKVREQNFINNSKKVSGFEFEIDKTFFG; encoded by the coding sequence ATGAAACTAGAAcaattatttaaagaattatcaaaaaaccCAAATGTCATAAAAAGCATAGAAATGGAAATTCAGTCACTTATCAATGCAAACTCGATAGATCAAACACTTGAGCTTTACAAATCTCCCATTCCTGAAATGAAGATTTATGCCATAAAAATCATAGAAGAACgaatcaaattaaaaaaaattaagaacgAGAATTTAgatatagaaatattagctatgaaaaatattgtatttattgATGATAATGACAAGACAGCAGAAGTATTTGCTAAATTGGGGATATTTGAATGGCCTAAAATGTTCCCTGATTTTTTCCAAATTAttatagattttatttctaataagCATATTATGggatataaaattttatataaatttttatataaatttttatatttgttgaATAATAGTCAAGAGATAAATgataaaagaaaaggtgaattaaagaaagctcttagaattatttataaaggaTATATGCAATTATTTGAAGATGAGTTtgctatttttataataccaATTTTAACAGAAtctttgaaaatattaccAAAAGATTTCGATTATTctataatttatagaaaaggGTTTGAATTTCCAGAACAGACAATTGAATTTGTAAATGACATGGGGGATGCCTTGAATATTGTAGACGTAATTGAGTTGTCGTCTAAAATGCCTATTTCTGTGGGTATGCTGATTTATTTCAATTCTATCAAGAACAAGTCTCCTAATACGCCCAATGTAACCAAAATGTATGAATATGTCTACAAGGGACTTAGAGTTAACATGTCgacatttttaatttctttagaTTTCTGGTTGAAATTTTTCCTTATGAAAAACAAGGATCAATTCGTAGACCAAATCTTGACAGAAGTGATTTCGATATTTGTAAGTTTagatgaaaataataagtcAGAAGTAGAAAGCGAAGTGTGGggattttttaatgttttaataagaaattatacAGAGAGAGcctatttatttgtaaagaCGAATGGAGATCGATTACCTAAAAAATTGGGTCTGTTTTTCATCAAGAAATTACATGAACAGTTGAAGTATAAAccttattttaaattttcagaTTTAAATTTCCAAGATGCTGTACTAAGAGGGACAGTATTAGAATTATGCAGTGACGAGAGAGTTTTAGAATTAATTGAATATTTAGATTTATCAGATAAAGATACTGCGAAATTGTGTATGAGggttattaataaatttccaGTTTCGGAAATGTTcctaaataaaattattgcaCAGTGCTACTGCCCAGGCAAGGAAACTGCCAATGAGGTCATTGTGGAGTGTTGCATAAAATTAGACAAGATCGAGAAATTTGATGGGGCTTGGGATGATGACAAGTgtttaagatttttttattatttaaaaagagtGCCTATGAAAGTCGCACAATATTCCTCTTCTTTCttgaatattttcatcGAGAAGAGTCCTTTTAATAGAtgtttttctattttaagGATGCTTGGAGATTTCCCTAAGGAAATCTATGAGAAGATTTATGTGGATATTTTAAGGTATCCTTATGAGGATTTGGCTTGTTTCAATAGagatttattattacatTTACAATTACAAGATCCTTTTATTAGACGAGAAATAGATCGACTTTTACATGACTGGAATATTTTAGAGAACACAGATTTGCTTATTCTTTGTACTAAATCTTTACTCAGTGTTATATCTGATGGAATTAATAAGTCAAACACGGAAAAGAGGCCTTATTCGTCAATAGATTCCTTGTTCGATTTATTAAGAATTGATGATTCAGGcattataagaaaaataagtGAAATGTTCTGCACTTACAATGGGCCATTTGATGTCAAGAAGGCCTTGTATTTCTTACTAGTGAATTATAATTCCAGTTATGTCGAGTCATCTCATTTAAATGTCTCGGCCGCGCTTACTAAATGCATAAAAAGCGAAGGAGGAGCAGAGGCACTACATGAAATCTTAAATGGAATTCCATTAGACaattgtataaatttaaggaatgattgtttaaaatataatacgAAGAGAGGACAGACACTCGTCAGAAATTTCCTACGAAGTTTCAAAGGCAAGCCACTGAGCACATTGTATGAGAATAGTTTCAAAGTTAGAGAGcagaattttataaataattctaaaaaagtCAGTGGATTTGAATTCGAAATAGATAAAACATTCTTTggataa
- a CDS encoding spore wall protein 7, whose protein sequence is MFIFLFLIFISSKCSNKEGSYILKVKIHLDELTIQKILLSKSILIPESDNLTSRNTVIKYLNAIFNDINEDIEDYGVQVAGDYSLLNFEDLETTLKTQSMCMKKFMLIESTIKLLTNLSYPNTDGLGLRIVALSCKVFEPMQIPFFMTPSFTCGNLGTIFVIDPFTLKVQIKLLIKNFITNSMGGFLPMKSIGFEKTLCNFVNRCTKKNEMVGKFVDNLKKVKGEREDRQNFKQIKI, encoded by the coding sequence ATGTTCATTTTCCTATTTCTTATCTTCATATCTTCTAAATGTTCAAATAAAGAAGGTTCTTACATTCTCAAAGTCAAAATCCATTTAGACGAGCTCAccatacaaaaaattttactctCAAAATCAATATTAATTCCTGAATCCGACAATCTTACAAGCAGAAATACagtaataaaatatctcaACGCTATTTTCAATGATATAAACGAAGATATAGAAGACTACGGCGTACAAGTAGCTGGCGACTACTCGTTACTAAACTTCGAAGACTTAGAAACCACACTGAAAACACAGTCAATGTGTATGAAGAAGTTTATGTTAATAGAATCAACAATAAAACTATTAACAAACCTCTCGTACCCTAATACAGACGGACTGGGGTTGAGAATAGTAGCCTTGTCTTGTAAAGTATTCGAGCCGATGCAGATACCTTTTTTTATGACACCGAGTTTTACATGTGGTAATTTGGGGACAATATTCGTGATAGATCCATTTACATTAAAAGTACagataaaacttttaataaaaaattttataactaaTAGTATGGGTGGATTTTTACCAATGAAAAGTATAGGATTTGAAAAGACATTGTGTAATTTTGTAAACCGGTgtactaaaaaaaacgaaatgGTGGGGAAATTTGTGGATAATCTTAAGAAAGTTAAAGGGGAGAGAGAAGATAGGCagaattttaaacaaataaagatataa